From a region of the Drosophila virilis strain 15010-1051.87 chromosome 3, Dvir_AGI_RSII-ME, whole genome shotgun sequence genome:
- the LOC6623785 gene encoding late cornified envelope-like proline-rich protein 1 isoform X2, producing the protein MSVYSSEETVSEESLLPPGDSKLDAGLAQIDACNFNSHPMLVYTIDDTVASCSAVCCVECAEPENLEACCKPKPRRRCCPKPCPRPKPRCKPKVCCKPRPTCKRKPKRCCKPRKKPCCPKRKPRPCPKRC; encoded by the exons ATGAGTGTATATTCCTCTGAGGAAACCGTTTCGGAGGAATCCCTATTGCCGCCCGGCGACAGCAAACTCGACGCTGGCTTGGCGCAAATCGATGCGTGTAATTTCAATTCG CATCCCATGTTAGTGTATACGATTGACGACACCGTTGCCAGCTGCAGCGCCGTTTGTTGCGTGGAATGCGCCGAGCCTGAAAACCTTGAGGCTTGCTGTAAGCCGAAACCGAGGCGGCGATGTTGCCCCAAGCCCTGCCCGCGTCCAAAGCCCAGGTGCAAGCCGAAGGTGTGCTGTAAGCCAAGGCCCACATGCAAACGCAAGCCAAAGAGATGCTGCAAACCGAGGAAGAAGCCATGCTGCCCCAAGCGAAAGCCACGTCCCTGCCCCAAGCGTTGCTAA
- the LOC6623785 gene encoding late cornified envelope-like proline-rich protein 1 isoform X1 has translation MSVYSSEETVSEESLLPPGDSKLDAGLAQIDACNFNSNALATPPQHPMLVYTIDDTVASCSAVCCVECAEPENLEACCKPKPRRRCCPKPCPRPKPRCKPKVCCKPRPTCKRKPKRCCKPRKKPCCPKRKPRPCPKRC, from the exons ATGAGTGTATATTCCTCTGAGGAAACCGTTTCGGAGGAATCCCTATTGCCGCCCGGCGACAGCAAACTCGACGCTGGCTTGGCGCAAATCGATGCGTGTAATTTCAATTCG AATGCATTGGCCACGCCCCCACAGCATCCCATGTTAGTGTATACGATTGACGACACCGTTGCCAGCTGCAGCGCCGTTTGTTGCGTGGAATGCGCCGAGCCTGAAAACCTTGAGGCTTGCTGTAAGCCGAAACCGAGGCGGCGATGTTGCCCCAAGCCCTGCCCGCGTCCAAAGCCCAGGTGCAAGCCGAAGGTGTGCTGTAAGCCAAGGCCCACATGCAAACGCAAGCCAAAGAGATGCTGCAAACCGAGGAAGAAGCCATGCTGCCCCAAGCGAAAGCCACGTCCCTGCCCCAAGCGTTGCTAA